Proteins from a genomic interval of Paenibacillus sp. FSL R5-0623:
- a CDS encoding cysteine protease StiP family protein, with protein sequence MNLTTLELIRQREIRSPEPMGSYAASDVVFLLKDISHVDLEKGTGEREQAIQSGVHYSEMLPVEYQPTAEYIELFHQTLEQSAARIALHTAIVAEKIVERRGLNLVLVSLARAGTPVGILIKRYIELKYKVTIPHYSISIIRGKGMDENAILYILQQHGLETDIQFVDGWTGKGAIRKVLKESCDQMERTYGVNLDDDLAVLADPGQCSGTFGTREDYLIPSACLNSTVSGLVSRTVLRDDLIGTTDFHGAKWYREWFSDDVSNQYVDTIAQHFPQVMNQAEIRSDDNATGTSEITWKGWQDIEAIQQSFGITNINLIKPGIGETTRVLLRRVPWKILVDRLDNPDLQHIMMLARDRNVPVEVYPGLTYSCCGIIQSLGGGGE encoded by the coding sequence ATGAACTTAACTACACTGGAGCTAATCAGACAACGTGAGATTCGGTCTCCCGAGCCGATGGGCAGTTATGCTGCATCGGACGTTGTTTTCCTACTGAAGGATATCAGCCATGTGGATCTGGAAAAGGGAACGGGTGAACGGGAGCAGGCGATCCAATCCGGGGTTCATTATTCGGAGATGCTGCCCGTGGAATATCAGCCCACAGCCGAATACATCGAGCTGTTTCACCAGACGCTGGAACAATCCGCTGCAAGAATAGCACTTCATACCGCCATCGTGGCTGAGAAGATCGTAGAGCGCAGGGGCCTGAATCTTGTGCTGGTATCATTGGCTCGAGCGGGAACACCTGTGGGCATCCTGATCAAGCGTTATATTGAATTGAAATACAAGGTGACGATTCCGCATTATAGCATTTCCATTATTCGTGGCAAAGGTATGGATGAGAACGCAATTTTATATATTTTACAGCAACATGGTCTGGAAACTGACATTCAATTTGTAGACGGTTGGACAGGCAAAGGGGCTATTCGCAAAGTGCTGAAAGAATCCTGTGACCAAATGGAACGGACTTATGGCGTAAACCTCGATGATGATCTTGCCGTGTTGGCCGATCCGGGGCAATGCTCAGGCACATTTGGGACAAGAGAAGATTATCTCATTCCTAGCGCTTGTCTGAATTCCACCGTCTCTGGACTGGTGAGCCGTACAGTACTTCGCGATGATCTGATTGGGACGACAGATTTTCACGGAGCCAAATGGTATCGTGAATGGTTCTCTGACGATGTGTCGAACCAATATGTGGATACCATCGCTCAGCATTTTCCACAGGTGATGAACCAAGCGGAGATTCGCTCGGATGACAATGCTACCGGTACTTCGGAAATCACCTGGAAAGGCTGGCAGGATATCGAGGCCATCCAGCAATCCTTTGGTATTACGAACATCAATCTGATTAAACCTGGAATTGGAGAAACAACCCGGGTGTTATTACGCCGGGTTCCTTGGAAGATTCTTGTGGATCGATTGGATAATCCGGATTTGCAACATATCATGATGCTCGCCAGAGACAGAAATGTGCCGGTTGAGGTATATCCGGGATTAACCTATTCCTGTTGCGGCATTATTCAATCCCTGGGAGGTGGCGGAGAATGA
- a CDS encoding phosphoribosyltransferase family protein: MAARINKKRSFLFVSKLLGKHIPVNPYTSLLSGAALAVLLYEHLTEETEETKDQITKWKREMVEGLIDPQQARQVYNMLLQESLSLPETIRFVGFAETATALGHSMYEMFADQASYIHTTREYVPAMNPDIQFEEEHSHAMAHRCYALDHEAFAGEGPIVLVDDEITTGKTTLNIIRDIQARYPRKQYVIASLLDWRTEADELRFAELEAELEITITPLSLLKGRIEVVGNPQLEATQQDEQLSRPAVTLQTSTVADAFDQLHATSEDGEGKRSTASYVQHTGRFGMQSRHNSVLRQEVSRIAERLRLQRTGERTLVMGTGEFMYIPMRVAAEMGEGVWYQSTTRSPIHTHPAPGYAVRSGAGYASPEDASVRNFIYNIAPGQYDEVFVLLERQMSEERMEPMVKVLEQLGCGHIHIVYCGLPEKTGDNEQ; encoded by the coding sequence TGACTGAGGAGACGGAAGAGACCAAAGATCAGATCACCAAGTGGAAACGGGAAATGGTCGAAGGATTGATTGATCCCCAGCAAGCTCGGCAAGTGTACAACATGCTGTTGCAAGAAAGCTTGAGTTTACCGGAAACGATTCGTTTTGTTGGTTTTGCCGAGACCGCTACAGCGCTGGGTCACAGCATGTACGAGATGTTTGCTGATCAAGCTTCCTATATTCACACCACTCGCGAATATGTTCCAGCGATGAATCCAGATATTCAATTTGAAGAAGAACATTCTCACGCGATGGCTCATCGTTGTTATGCGCTGGATCATGAAGCCTTTGCAGGAGAGGGCCCGATTGTTCTGGTGGACGACGAGATTACGACGGGCAAAACGACGTTGAATATCATTCGGGATATTCAGGCCAGATATCCCCGGAAGCAATATGTGATTGCTTCGCTGCTAGACTGGCGTACGGAAGCGGACGAACTTCGATTTGCCGAACTGGAAGCTGAACTTGAAATTACTATTACACCGTTAAGCCTGTTGAAGGGCCGTATTGAAGTAGTGGGTAATCCACAGTTGGAAGCAACACAGCAAGATGAGCAGTTATCCCGTCCTGCCGTAACGCTTCAAACCTCTACCGTTGCAGATGCCTTCGATCAGCTGCACGCTACTTCCGAGGATGGTGAAGGTAAACGTAGCACAGCCAGCTACGTCCAGCATACGGGCAGGTTTGGTATGCAATCCCGTCATAATAGCGTATTACGTCAGGAGGTTAGCCGGATTGCAGAACGACTTCGGTTGCAGCGTACGGGAGAACGGACGTTGGTGATGGGAACAGGGGAGTTCATGTACATTCCAATGCGTGTTGCTGCCGAGATGGGAGAAGGCGTGTGGTATCAATCCACTACCCGCAGTCCAATCCATACACATCCCGCTCCAGGATATGCTGTTCGTAGTGGTGCCGGATATGCCTCACCGGAAGACGCATCTGTTCGTAACTTTATCTACAACATCGCCCCGGGACAATATGACGAGGTTTTTGTTCTGCTGGAGAGACAGATGTCCGAAGAGCGAATGGAACCGATGGTGAAGGTACTGGAGCAGTTGGGATGCGGTCACATTCATATTGTGTATTGCGGCTTGCCAGAGAAGACAGGGGACAATGAGCAATGA
- a CDS encoding ATP-grasp domain-containing protein → MKKMKIYFNRWFSVTYHYMNAIRDNEDGMEFEIYGTHPDPGHMALQGCDVAEVEPRVTGREYVDFCLDFCRRHQIDVFIPRWNMLDISRHISLFEEIGTRVIVCSDTELLEQLMEKDRFYESVREKGIMEIPDYFTVSNAAQFQQAYEALRARGHDVCFKPCNGEGGMGFRVINNERDPLEELFGYALNSISYEDALRAFSSAPSFPNVMVMEVLEGYEYSIDCLSDRNGKLLTAIPRRKERGRLRLLEENEELLEIARNVAEVYRIPYNFNIQMKYRKDTPKLLEINPRMSGGLHMSCLSGVNFPYLAVKSALGHDIGPLHPKFGLLGSHIEQPFIIDVQKVSGVHHV, encoded by the coding sequence ATGAAAAAAATGAAGATTTACTTCAACCGTTGGTTCTCTGTAACGTATCATTATATGAATGCAATTCGGGACAATGAGGACGGCATGGAATTTGAGATCTACGGTACTCATCCTGATCCGGGACACATGGCATTACAGGGCTGTGATGTTGCAGAAGTTGAACCGCGTGTAACGGGCCGGGAATATGTTGATTTTTGCCTCGACTTTTGCCGTCGTCATCAGATTGATGTCTTTATTCCGCGCTGGAACATGCTGGACATCAGCAGACATATCTCCTTGTTCGAAGAGATCGGTACACGGGTTATCGTATGCTCGGATACGGAATTGCTGGAACAATTGATGGAGAAAGACCGCTTCTATGAATCAGTGCGTGAGAAAGGCATTATGGAGATTCCGGATTATTTCACGGTCAGTAATGCTGCACAATTCCAGCAAGCCTATGAGGCGCTGCGCGCACGTGGACACGATGTATGCTTCAAACCATGTAATGGTGAGGGCGGCATGGGATTCCGGGTGATCAACAATGAACGTGATCCGTTGGAGGAGTTGTTCGGGTATGCGCTTAACTCGATTTCATATGAAGATGCCCTGCGTGCATTCTCTTCTGCTCCGTCCTTTCCCAATGTCATGGTGATGGAGGTGCTGGAAGGATATGAATACAGTATTGATTGTCTTTCGGATCGCAATGGGAAACTATTAACGGCTATTCCGCGTAGAAAAGAAAGAGGACGTTTACGCTTGCTCGAAGAAAATGAGGAATTACTGGAAATTGCCCGTAATGTGGCAGAAGTATATCGGATTCCTTATAATTTTAATATACAGATGAAATATCGCAAGGATACACCGAAGCTGCTGGAGATCAATCCGCGTATGTCGGGTGGGTTGCACATGTCTTGTCTGTCGGGCGTGAACTTCCCGTATCTGGCGGTCAAGTCTGCACTTGGCCATGATATTGGACCACTTCATCCGAAGTTTGGTCTTCTGGGAAGTCATATCGAACAGCCATTTATAATCGACGTTCAGAAGGTAAGCGGAGTACACCACGTCTAG
- a CDS encoding toxic anion resistance protein, whose amino-acid sequence MATEWAQLKQEDEQRINQEATQLIQKVSQSDPAHLDTLMDDIGKLGVKTQERAGQTLKLLDRPVNELMSGNRAEVSNMILKLRDECESLQQSKNVSFVGKLLRKSPLKNYVYRYQSVRTNIDAIINGLRDGKDNLEESIVNMRQLKRSSIQEIYNLQTKISFGNQLKALFETEIAKPENENRKAHLERGLRKVVTRTQSMTEMIMLYNQAIAATDIINDNNDKLIDSVNNAIDKTANLITVSAMIAMALNDQEKVISAVEATNKTIEDQFKENARLLKTTTEKTNELLSKPAMSLEAVNQAMGDLMSALDLSEQSNRRIIESCNDYTNKMTTLNAKMSDRLGLEGPKAAAIPEKNKPDSSALGSFLD is encoded by the coding sequence ATGGCAACGGAATGGGCTCAGTTGAAGCAGGAAGATGAGCAACGGATTAACCAGGAAGCAACACAGCTTATTCAGAAAGTGTCCCAAAGTGATCCGGCTCACCTGGATACCTTAATGGATGATATCGGCAAGTTGGGCGTGAAAACACAAGAGAGAGCAGGACAGACTCTCAAGCTGCTTGATCGTCCAGTCAATGAACTGATGTCCGGGAACCGGGCAGAGGTATCCAACATGATCCTGAAGCTCCGTGATGAATGTGAGAGTTTGCAGCAAAGCAAAAATGTGAGTTTTGTCGGGAAGTTGTTACGTAAAAGCCCGCTGAAAAACTACGTGTACCGTTATCAATCCGTTCGCACAAACATTGATGCCATCATTAACGGGTTGCGGGACGGCAAGGACAACCTGGAAGAAAGTATCGTGAACATGCGTCAGCTGAAACGTTCTTCGATTCAGGAGATCTACAATCTGCAGACCAAAATCTCTTTTGGTAATCAGTTAAAAGCATTATTTGAAACAGAGATCGCCAAGCCTGAGAACGAGAATCGCAAAGCACATCTGGAGCGTGGGTTGCGCAAAGTGGTAACACGTACCCAATCCATGACAGAGATGATCATGCTGTACAATCAGGCGATTGCAGCTACCGACATCATTAATGATAACAATGACAAGTTGATTGATTCAGTGAATAACGCCATTGATAAAACAGCGAATCTGATCACCGTTTCGGCCATGATTGCGATGGCACTTAATGATCAGGAGAAGGTCATTTCTGCTGTGGAAGCTACGAATAAGACAATTGAAGATCAATTCAAGGAGAACGCCAGATTGTTGAAGACAACAACAGAGAAAACGAATGAACTGTTGTCCAAACCGGCGATGTCCCTTGAAGCAGTCAATCAGGCGATGGGTGATCTGATGTCTGCGCTGGATCTGTCCGAGCAGTCCAATCGCCGGATCATCGAGAGCTGTAATGACTATACCAACAAGATGACAACACTTAACGCCAAAATGAGCGATCGACTGGGTCTGGAAGGGCCGAAGGCTGCTGCCATTCCGGAGAAAAACAAACCGGATTCCAGTGCATTAGGTTCTTTCCTGGATTAG
- a CDS encoding HAD family hydrolase → MIYASDLDQTLVYSRRALRIPEDTPGLVPAEWINGKLSAFMSAYALERLQSLPQDIVFMPVTTRTVEQYRRIHIFQSECIPKYAVTSNGGNIIVDGQVDDEWNQHIRSLLRQQAAAPEEILDLFDDVLSPEWVINQRLCDELFYALLIERDKLPMERIADKIRVLETLGWESSIQGRKLYLVPSAVNKRAAVEHIRQRIGDVTVIASGDSLLDRCLLDFAQHAIAPSHGELHVERQRAPELVPYQFTEQFGAFAADEILDYVHRIHNDQQTQLDHAEIRETV, encoded by the coding sequence ATGATCTACGCAAGTGATCTGGACCAGACGCTGGTGTACTCCCGTCGTGCGCTCCGTATTCCTGAAGATACACCGGGACTTGTTCCGGCAGAGTGGATTAACGGCAAGTTGTCCGCTTTTATGTCAGCATATGCACTGGAGCGTTTGCAGTCTTTGCCACAAGACATTGTATTTATGCCTGTGACGACACGTACTGTGGAGCAGTACCGACGCATTCATATTTTTCAGAGCGAATGTATTCCGAAATATGCGGTGACGAGTAATGGTGGCAACATTATTGTTGACGGTCAGGTAGACGATGAGTGGAACCAGCATATTCGTTCTTTGCTTCGTCAGCAGGCAGCTGCTCCTGAAGAGATCCTGGATTTATTTGACGACGTACTCAGCCCGGAATGGGTGATTAACCAGCGATTGTGTGATGAGCTGTTCTATGCACTGTTGATCGAACGTGACAAGCTTCCAATGGAGCGTATTGCGGACAAGATTCGGGTGTTAGAGACGCTGGGATGGGAGAGTTCGATCCAGGGTCGGAAGCTCTATCTGGTGCCTTCGGCCGTGAACAAACGAGCTGCAGTGGAGCACATTAGGCAACGCATTGGCGATGTGACTGTGATTGCTTCGGGTGATTCCTTGCTGGATCGCTGTTTGCTGGACTTTGCGCAGCATGCCATTGCTCCGTCCCACGGAGAATTACATGTGGAGAGACAGCGTGCACCTGAGCTGGTGCCGTATCAATTTACGGAACAATTCGGTGCTTTTGCAGCAGATGAGATTCTCGATTACGTTCACCGTATTCACAACGATCAACAGACTCAGCTAGACCATGCCGAGATAAGGGAGACCGTATAA
- a CDS encoding CotH kinase family protein, which yields MGLPVYRIAVPAQEYQQLTSDIWSEQLVKGSMQMDGKQIPIRIRYRGGHTRGYPKKSFEIRTSSRTYHFNAEYDDPSLLRNALSFHFFESIRVPAPATRHCVLYLNGELLGVYLRIEGVKSFFFLQRKIPVRSIFYAINDHAGFTINSNSSSTNTSTNLLSGYSLIRGKDVDKARLRTFIQQLNTKSRLELFRFLQSRIDTDNYLRWLCGAVLTGNFDGFDQNYTWYEKTKTKKYGILPWDYEGTWGRNCYGAKVDASLVRIQGYNKLTGKMLAFRHFREQYKKLLRQHLMNAFTEKRIMPLVNRLHNEIREDVNKDPYMKWPMDVFAGEPERIREYVVKRREYLSEKLHQL from the coding sequence ATGGGTTTACCTGTCTACCGGATTGCTGTGCCTGCGCAGGAGTATCAACAACTGACATCCGATATATGGTCTGAACAACTGGTTAAAGGCTCCATGCAGATGGACGGCAAACAGATCCCGATCCGGATTCGTTATCGAGGAGGGCATACACGCGGTTATCCCAAAAAGTCATTTGAGATTCGTACATCCAGCCGGACGTATCATTTTAATGCGGAGTATGATGACCCCTCGCTGCTTCGAAATGCGCTGTCTTTTCATTTCTTCGAGTCGATACGTGTACCGGCCCCAGCGACTCGGCACTGTGTGCTCTACCTTAATGGGGAGCTGTTAGGGGTATACCTGCGGATCGAAGGGGTGAAATCCTTCTTTTTTCTCCAAAGAAAAATACCTGTGCGAAGTATCTTTTATGCGATCAATGATCATGCGGGGTTTACGATCAACTCGAACTCATCATCAACAAACACGAGTACGAACCTGTTGTCAGGATACAGTTTGATTCGTGGCAAGGATGTGGATAAGGCCAGGCTGCGTACGTTTATTCAACAACTGAACACAAAGTCCAGACTGGAGCTGTTTCGCTTTTTACAGTCAAGGATCGATACGGACAACTATCTACGCTGGTTATGCGGGGCTGTACTTACCGGCAACTTTGACGGATTTGATCAGAATTACACGTGGTATGAGAAAACAAAAACCAAAAAATATGGTATCCTGCCATGGGATTATGAAGGTACCTGGGGAAGAAATTGTTACGGGGCGAAGGTGGATGCCAGCCTTGTTCGTATCCAGGGGTATAATAAACTTACGGGCAAAATGTTGGCCTTCCGACATTTTCGTGAGCAATATAAAAAGCTGCTGCGCCAGCATCTGATGAATGCTTTTACAGAGAAGCGAATTATGCCCTTGGTGAATCGGTTACACAATGAGATTCGTGAAGATGTCAACAAAGATCCTTACATGAAATGGCCCATGGATGTATTTGCAGGTGAACCGGAAAGAATTCGCGAATATGTGGTGAAACGTCGGGAGTATCTAAGTGAAAAACTACATCAGCTGTAA